The following coding sequences are from one Eleginops maclovinus isolate JMC-PN-2008 ecotype Puerto Natales chromosome 13, JC_Emac_rtc_rv5, whole genome shotgun sequence window:
- the LOC134875191 gene encoding toll-like receptor 13 encodes MGKPIIENITDAIYGSRKTICVITRRYLQSEWCSREIQMASFRLFDEQKDVLILLFLEDIPAHQLSPYYRMRKLLKRRSYLSWPQAGQHTGVFWQNVRRALEAGDAATDTTNLLTGPAPGGRPKAGKFAQKGWDGFTFREGSGSLSDDPSAAETNPGHITQS; translated from the exons GGAAGCCAATCATAGAGAACATTACAGACGCCATCTATGGCAGCAGGAAGACCATCTGTGTGATCACCAGGCGCTACCTGCAGAGCGAGTGGTGCTCCAGAGAGATCCAGATGGCCAG CTTCCGTCTGTTTGACGAGCAGAAGGACGTGTTGATCCTGCTGTTTCTGGAGGACATCCCGGCCCACCAGCTGTCTCCATACTACCGCATGAGAAAGCTGCTGAAGAGACGCAGCTACCTGAGCTGGCCGCAGGCCGGACAACACACCGGAGTCTTCTGGCAGAATGTGAGGAGAGCCCTGGAGGCGGGGGACGCTGCCACCGACACCACCAACCTGCTCACTGGACCAGCA CCCGGGGGGCGTCCCAAAGCAGGGAAGTTTGCACAAAAAGGATGGGACGGCTTCACTTTCCGCGAAGGCTCTGGATCGCTGTCAGATGACCCGTCAGCGGCCGAAACAAACCCAGGACACATCACTCAGTCCTGA